The following coding sequences lie in one Cucurbita pepo subsp. pepo cultivar mu-cu-16 chromosome LG13, ASM280686v2, whole genome shotgun sequence genomic window:
- the LOC111808218 gene encoding tetraspanin-10-like: MGMGTSIFIIRWINFLTMLLAVLVIIFGIWMGTNHDGCRKSLTLPVMGLGGFIFVVSIVGFLGALKNNSILLWIYLIMLCVTLVAILVFTVLAFIVTNNGSGHSVAGLRYKEYQLQDYSTWFLKQLNNTDNWMHLRSCLVKSEDCNNLSKRYKTLKQYKLSKLTPIEAGCCRPPSECGYPAVNASYYDLSFHPVDSNHDCKLYKNSKAVKCYDCDSCKAGVAQYMKTEWRLVAIFNVVLFVVLLIIYLVGCCARRKAARNRSKG; this comes from the exons ATGGGAATGGGAACTAGCATCTTTATCATCAGATGGATCAATTTTCTCACCATG CTTCTGGCTGTTCTTGTCATAATATTTGGGATATGGATGGGCACCAACCACGACGGTTGTCGAAAATCTCTAACGCTTCCTGTTATGGGACTCGGTGGATTCATCTTCGTGGT GTCCATAGTTGGTTTCTTGGGTGCTCTTAAGAACAATTCGATATTGCTTTGGATC TATCTGATCATGTTGTGTGTTACGTTGGTGGCGATTCTCGTGTTTACCGTGCTGGC GTTCATTGTTACAAATAACGGATCGGGACATTCCGTTGCTGGCTTGAG GTATAAGGAGTATCAACTACAAGACTATAGTACATGGTTTCTAAAACAG CTTAATAATACTGATAACTGGATGCATTTGAGAAGCTGTCTCGTTAAATCCGAGGACTGCAACAATCTTTCGAAACGATACAAG ACTCTCAAGCAGTATAAGTTATCAAAGCTTACACCAATCGAAGCGGGTTGTTGCAGACCCCCATCAGA ATGTGGTTATCCTGCTGTAAATGCATCATACTATGATTTGAGCTTTCATCCTGTTGATTCAAACCATGACTGCAAACTGTACAAGAATTCGAAGGCAGTCAAGTGTTACGATTGCGACTCGTGCAA GGCCGGAGTTGCACAGTACATGAAAACCGAATGGCGATTGGTTGCGATCTTCAACGTCGTTCTATTTGTTGTCTTG TTGATTATCTACTTAGTCGGATGTTGTGCTAGACGAAAAGCTGCCAGAAACCGCTCTAAAGGTTAG
- the LOC111809114 gene encoding probable DEAD-box ATP-dependent RNA helicase 48 isoform X2 produces MTSSVLLERHRAFSSLLCKFIFSRSMGGGPRTFPGGINKWQWKRMHEKRAKEKEKRLLEQEKQLYQARVRSEIRSKLAGDYEISKNSDPSTSYSPMSPSEHIHALANRFMKEGAIDLWNEDDGPLKTPIPRPQLHGGLRRIASNDRGGFIRSPIDVKKLLTEKQDGLEGPQNMGLGKLNGDNLKGRSYSVQTRRSFRRNESSSSDDDTGFNSGVDSVKPFVHKLARSSDKNVKSRNLNSVSNDRKAVAQGKMKFWRKGSSSSDDDSEEEMDNVDKDLRSWKDLRTGSSASLGKFDLKKRRVPPKPYGEESDFAEQVQLLRHELSKKNAAEDEGDKNKETIFTQKRFDECGLSPLTVKALSSAGYVRMTRVQEATLSLCLEGKDTLVKSKTGSGKSVAFLLPAIEAVLKAACSSSNQRVPPISVLILCPTRELASQIAAEAIALLKYHDGIGVQTLVGGTRFKDDQKRLESVPSQIIVATPGRLLDHVENRSGLSVRLMGLTMLILDEADLLLDLGFRKDIEKIVDCLPRRRQSLMFSATVPREVRRISQLVLKREHVFVDTVGLGCVETPTQVRQSCLIAPHESHFQIVCNLLKEHISCTPEYKVIVFCTTGMVTSLFYMLFREMKMNVREMHARKPQLYRTRISDEFKLSKRLILVTSDVSSRGGHTI; encoded by the exons ATGACCTCGTCGGTTCTTCTAGAGCGTCATCGGGCCTTTTCGAGCCTTCTATGCAAGTTCATATTCTCGCGCTCTATGGGCGGTGGTCCTCGGACCTTCCCCGGAGGCATTAACAAGTGGCAATGGAAGCGAATGCATGAGAAACGGGCTaaagagaaggagaaaaggCTTCTCGAACAGGAGAAGCAGCTCTACCAGGCTCGAGTTCGTTCTGAAATACGCTCCAAGCTTGCTGGTGATTACGAAATTTCGAAGAATTCGGACCCTTCTACCAGTTACTCCCCAATGAGCCCTAGTGAGCATATTCATGCTCTAGCTAATAGGTTCATGAAAGAAGGAGCGATTGATTTGTGGAATGAAGATGATGGTCCATTGAAGACTCCGATACCGAGGCCGCAATTGCACGGAGGATTACGACGGATTGCATCGAATGATCGGGGTGGATTTATTAGATCGCCTATTGATGTCAAGAAGTTGTTAACGGAGAAACAGGATGGATTAGAAGGGCCTCAGAATATGGGATTGGGAAAGTTGAACGGCGATAATTTGAAGGGGAGGAGCTATTCAGTGCAAACTCGAAGGAGCTTCCGCAGAAATGAGAGCTCATCGAGTGACGATGACACGGGGTTTAACTCAGGTGTCGATTCAGTAAAACCTTTTGTGCATAAGTTAGCACGTAGCTCTGATAAAAATGTGAAATCAAGAAATCTTAACAGTGTTAGCAATGACAGGAAGGCTGTAGCTCAGGGGAAGatgaaattttggagaaaagGGAGTTCGTCAAGCGATGATGATTcggaagaagaaatggataATGTGGATAAGGATTTGAGAAGTTGGAAGGATTTGAGAACTGGGAGTAGTGCTTCCTTGGGGAAGTTTGATCTGAAAAAGAGGAGGGTACCTCCAAAACCATATGGTGAAGAAAGTGATTTTGCTGAGCAAGTTCAGCTGCTTAGACATGAACTCAGCAAGAAGAATGCAGCTGAAGACGAAGGTGATAAGAACAAGGAGACAATTTTCACTCAGAAAAG ATTTGACGAGTGTGGCCTATCTCCGCTGACAGTCAAAGCACTTTCTTCCGCTGGATATGTCCGAATGACTCGTGTACAAGAGGCTACTCTATCTCTTTGCCTTGAGG GGAAGGACACCTTGGTTAAGTCAAAAACTGGCAGTGGAAAGAGCGTTGCTTTTCTG CTTCCTGCCATTGAAGCAGTTTTGAAGGCTGCATGTAGCAGCAGTAATCAAAGGGTGCCTCCAATTTCTGTTCTGATTCTCTGCCCCACCAGGGAACTTGCTAGTCAAATTGCTGCAGAAGCAATTGCTCTGCTAAAGTACCATGATGGTATAGGAGTGCAAACGTTAGTTGGAGGCACTCGATTCAAAGATGATCAGAAACGGCTAGAATCAGTTCCCAGCCAG ATTATAGTTGCTACTCCTGGTAGATTGCTTGACCATGTTGAGAATAGGTCTGGCTTGTCTGTGCGACTGATGGGATTGACAATGCTTATTCTTGATGAAGCTGACCTGTTACTGGACTTGGGATTTCGAAAGGACATTGAGAAAATTGTTGACTGCTTGCCCCGCCGAAGGCAGTCCCTGATGTTCTCTGCAACTGTTCCAAGGGAG GTCCGGCGAATATCTCAGCTAGTTTTGAAAAGGGAACATGTCTTTGTTGATACTGTGGGCCTTGGTTGTGTGGAAACTCCTACTCAG GTCAGGCAGTCGTGTCTTATAGCACCACATGAATCTCATTTTCAAATTGTATGCAATCTTTTGAAGGAACATATCTCGTGCACTCCCGAATACAAG GTTATAGTTTTCTGTACAACAGGGATGGTAACATCACTCTTCTACATGCTTTTCcgggaaatgaaaatgaacgTCAGAGAGATGCACGCCAGGAAGCCTCAACTTTATCGAACACGTATCTCAGATGAATTCAAACTGTCAAAACGGCTCATTCTTGTTACATCTGATGTTTCATCTCGTG GTGGGCATACCATTTGA
- the LOC111809114 gene encoding probable DEAD-box ATP-dependent RNA helicase 48 isoform X1, with amino-acid sequence MTSSVLLERHRAFSSLLCKFIFSRSMGGGPRTFPGGINKWQWKRMHEKRAKEKEKRLLEQEKQLYQARVRSEIRSKLAGDYEISKNSDPSTSYSPMSPSEHIHALANRFMKEGAIDLWNEDDGPLKTPIPRPQLHGGLRRIASNDRGGFIRSPIDVKKLLTEKQDGLEGPQNMGLGKLNGDNLKGRSYSVQTRRSFRRNESSSSDDDTGFNSGVDSVKPFVHKLARSSDKNVKSRNLNSVSNDRKAVAQGKMKFWRKGSSSSDDDSEEEMDNVDKDLRSWKDLRTGSSASLGKFDLKKRRVPPKPYGEESDFAEQVQLLRHELSKKNAAEDEGDKNKETIFTQKRFDECGLSPLTVKALSSAGYVRMTRVQEATLSLCLEGKDTLVKSKTGSGKSVAFLLPAIEAVLKAACSSSNQRVPPISVLILCPTRELASQIAAEAIALLKYHDGIGVQTLVGGTRFKDDQKRLESVPSQIIVATPGRLLDHVENRSGLSVRLMGLTMLILDEADLLLDLGFRKDIEKIVDCLPRRRQSLMFSATVPREVRRISQLVLKREHVFVDTVGLGCVETPTQVRQSCLIAPHESHFQIVCNLLKEHISCTPEYKVIVFCTTGMVTSLFYMLFREMKMNVREMHARKPQLYRTRISDEFKLSKRLILVTSDVSSRGMNYPDVTLVIQVGIPFDREQYIHRLGRTGREGKEGQGILLIAPWEEYFLDALKDLPLERCALPQLDSGLKLKVEESMAKIDTSIKEGAYHAWLGYYNSIREIGRDKTTLVELGKQFSESIGLQKPPALFRKTALKMGLKDIPGIKIRK; translated from the exons ATGACCTCGTCGGTTCTTCTAGAGCGTCATCGGGCCTTTTCGAGCCTTCTATGCAAGTTCATATTCTCGCGCTCTATGGGCGGTGGTCCTCGGACCTTCCCCGGAGGCATTAACAAGTGGCAATGGAAGCGAATGCATGAGAAACGGGCTaaagagaaggagaaaaggCTTCTCGAACAGGAGAAGCAGCTCTACCAGGCTCGAGTTCGTTCTGAAATACGCTCCAAGCTTGCTGGTGATTACGAAATTTCGAAGAATTCGGACCCTTCTACCAGTTACTCCCCAATGAGCCCTAGTGAGCATATTCATGCTCTAGCTAATAGGTTCATGAAAGAAGGAGCGATTGATTTGTGGAATGAAGATGATGGTCCATTGAAGACTCCGATACCGAGGCCGCAATTGCACGGAGGATTACGACGGATTGCATCGAATGATCGGGGTGGATTTATTAGATCGCCTATTGATGTCAAGAAGTTGTTAACGGAGAAACAGGATGGATTAGAAGGGCCTCAGAATATGGGATTGGGAAAGTTGAACGGCGATAATTTGAAGGGGAGGAGCTATTCAGTGCAAACTCGAAGGAGCTTCCGCAGAAATGAGAGCTCATCGAGTGACGATGACACGGGGTTTAACTCAGGTGTCGATTCAGTAAAACCTTTTGTGCATAAGTTAGCACGTAGCTCTGATAAAAATGTGAAATCAAGAAATCTTAACAGTGTTAGCAATGACAGGAAGGCTGTAGCTCAGGGGAAGatgaaattttggagaaaagGGAGTTCGTCAAGCGATGATGATTcggaagaagaaatggataATGTGGATAAGGATTTGAGAAGTTGGAAGGATTTGAGAACTGGGAGTAGTGCTTCCTTGGGGAAGTTTGATCTGAAAAAGAGGAGGGTACCTCCAAAACCATATGGTGAAGAAAGTGATTTTGCTGAGCAAGTTCAGCTGCTTAGACATGAACTCAGCAAGAAGAATGCAGCTGAAGACGAAGGTGATAAGAACAAGGAGACAATTTTCACTCAGAAAAG ATTTGACGAGTGTGGCCTATCTCCGCTGACAGTCAAAGCACTTTCTTCCGCTGGATATGTCCGAATGACTCGTGTACAAGAGGCTACTCTATCTCTTTGCCTTGAGG GGAAGGACACCTTGGTTAAGTCAAAAACTGGCAGTGGAAAGAGCGTTGCTTTTCTG CTTCCTGCCATTGAAGCAGTTTTGAAGGCTGCATGTAGCAGCAGTAATCAAAGGGTGCCTCCAATTTCTGTTCTGATTCTCTGCCCCACCAGGGAACTTGCTAGTCAAATTGCTGCAGAAGCAATTGCTCTGCTAAAGTACCATGATGGTATAGGAGTGCAAACGTTAGTTGGAGGCACTCGATTCAAAGATGATCAGAAACGGCTAGAATCAGTTCCCAGCCAG ATTATAGTTGCTACTCCTGGTAGATTGCTTGACCATGTTGAGAATAGGTCTGGCTTGTCTGTGCGACTGATGGGATTGACAATGCTTATTCTTGATGAAGCTGACCTGTTACTGGACTTGGGATTTCGAAAGGACATTGAGAAAATTGTTGACTGCTTGCCCCGCCGAAGGCAGTCCCTGATGTTCTCTGCAACTGTTCCAAGGGAG GTCCGGCGAATATCTCAGCTAGTTTTGAAAAGGGAACATGTCTTTGTTGATACTGTGGGCCTTGGTTGTGTGGAAACTCCTACTCAG GTCAGGCAGTCGTGTCTTATAGCACCACATGAATCTCATTTTCAAATTGTATGCAATCTTTTGAAGGAACATATCTCGTGCACTCCCGAATACAAG GTTATAGTTTTCTGTACAACAGGGATGGTAACATCACTCTTCTACATGCTTTTCcgggaaatgaaaatgaacgTCAGAGAGATGCACGCCAGGAAGCCTCAACTTTATCGAACACGTATCTCAGATGAATTCAAACTGTCAAAACGGCTCATTCTTGTTACATCTGATGTTTCATCTCGTGGTATGAATTACCCTGACGTTACCTTGGTCATACAG GTGGGCATACCATTTGACAGGGAGCAATATATACATCGTCTTGGACGAACAGGACGTGAAGGCAAAGAAGGTCAAGGTATCTTGTTGATTGCACCATGGGAGGAATATTTCCTGGATGCGTTAAAAGATCTGCCTCTTGAAAGATGCGCTCTGCCCCAGTTGGATTCAGGCTTAAAGCTAAAG GTAGAGGAATCAATGGCAAAGATTGATACCTCCATCAAAGAAGGTGCATATCATGCATGGCTAGGTTATTACAACTCAATCAGAGAAATTGGCAGGGATAAAACTACTCTGGTTGAGCTTGGCAAACAATTCTCCGAGTCAATTGGTCTTCAAAAGCCACCTGCTCTTTTCAGGAAGACAGCCCTAAAGATGGGTTTGAAAGATATACCCGGCATAAAAATTCGGAAGTAG